The sequence CGATTGTAGCGAGTTTCCAACCCATCACTCACTTACCGCCGGTGCACGTCGTCAGACAAAAATGCCCTGCTTCAGGTATGCTTCGCATCGCGAAGCACAGTATCTTCGTTCGCATCCCAGGCCAGTACCCGTGCTGGTGCCCCATCAGCATCGGCTATTTTGAGGGGTAGACAGGCAAAGGTATACTGTACTCCGCAGCGCAGGGCGGCGAGGTTACAGAGGTTCTCGGCGATCAAACAATGGGCTTGCAAGAGAATAACGTGGGCTGTGTCGCTGCCATCCACTGTTGAATCAACGTTTGGTGCATCGATCCCGATCAGGGTAATGCCACACGCTACCAACATGCTGGTCAGGTCTGCGCTAAGGTACGGGTGGCGGAAGTAGTCGTCGTTTCCCCAGAAATCTTCCCAACCGGTACGGATCATCACCATCATTCCGGCTTGAAGCCGGTTGCCTGCTAAGACCTCTGGCCCAATCGGTGTGTTTGCCGCATAACCACGGGCATCAATAACGATCCCCGTCCCGATTAGTCGCTCTGGAGGAATCTCGTCAATGCCGATTCCGTTGGTGAACCGGTGTCGCGGTGCATCCAGATGGGTACCACTGTGACTGCCTAGACGCAGCGTGCTGATCTGCCACGGTGGTGCGAGTAAAGGCGTGATCGCTACCGGCGGATCACCCGGATAGACCGGCATTCCTGAGCTGATACAACGTGTCAAATCGTAGATCATCGGTGATACTCACTGATCGGCTGTGCTATAGGCTGCTGGGTGGTTATCAGTCTCCCAGCCTCCGGGATAATCACAACACTTTCGGGACGAAAACCAATCTGCACAATCTGACCAATACTCGTATCAAGACCGGTATACGCAGTATATGGGTGGGCAATCTCGATCATTGTTGTTCCAACCTCCACCCATACATGGTAGAGCCGACGGCCGGGCCGTCGTTCAACAATCCGGCCTGATAGAAGATTATGATCGACGAAACGAGTCATCGGTCGATCAGGATAGACCAGACGAATCTCTTCTGAACGGACAAACGCCGTTACCTGTGATCCGACTGTTGGCGCCGGA comes from Chloroflexus sp. Y-396-1 and encodes:
- a CDS encoding cyclase family protein — its product is MIYDLTRCISSGMPVYPGDPPVAITPLLAPPWQISTLRLGSHSGTHLDAPRHRFTNGIGIDEIPPERLIGTGIVIDARGYAANTPIGPEVLAGNRLQAGMMVMIRTGWEDFWGNDDYFRHPYLSADLTSMLVACGITLIGIDAPNVDSTVDGSDTAHVILLQAHCLIAENLCNLAALRCGVQYTFACLPLKIADADGAPARVLAWDANEDTVLRDAKHT